In Carya illinoinensis cultivar Pawnee chromosome 9, C.illinoinensisPawnee_v1, whole genome shotgun sequence, the following are encoded in one genomic region:
- the LOC122276980 gene encoding uncharacterized protein LOC122276980, giving the protein MRWHVEGRVDDPTCMRHPSDSRVWKDFDIKHHMFSQDPWNVRLGLASDGFNPFNNMSRPYNIWPVLLVPYNLPPWSCMKDPYTMLSLLIPGPKSPGNDIDVFLRPLIDELKELWEEGVRTYDAYSGQNFTLHAALLWTINDFPAYANLSGWSTKGKMACPYCTADTNSQWLVYGCKHCYMGHRRWLPVGHTWRRKKNAFNGFEEHKLQPSRVDGNELLEQLSLISHVEFGKSTSKRKRMPNQLNWTKKSIFFELPYWLSLGLRHNLDVMHIEKNICDNVLGTLLNIEGKTKDSANARRDLANLGIRKELHLQHEGDRVTMGLGCCMLNGNERKAFCAWLSKVKFPDEFASNIGRCVNANDGKISGMKSHDCHVFLQALLPVVIGGFLRADVRQALIELSGFFKELCSRTLNISVLDRLKANIPIILCKLEMIFPPAFFDIMLHLSIHLPEEALLAGPVQYRWMYTFERYLGKFKRYVRNRARPEGSIAEAYVHLECLTFCSMYLHDIETKFNRDECNSDVLIGSVETGNAESLSAFSQKVRPLETPHSHILPDSLLSKARWTHYNKMKEEDPDNIDRRHQSQFPLWFRSLIRELRAVSPTEVTDEIYALACGPDPCVASYAGCIMNGVRFHTQEHERHLRTQNCGVVVHGEHQGSPVEFYGLLHDIIEIRYMGWHKVYLFQCTWYDVGDPRRGIRVRDHLTLVNTGRQLYKDEPFALASQATQVFYLPDPILGGSWQVVQKVTIRNVYNIPPVVVAPDDDDSDMGDFEDEEHNIHSNYPPILNVDEAIFDPLNRVDEENLPVDVEHLSRLQPSQPVDDDVLHDHSPIREDMGMEDLSANDNSDTETVDHLNGGTDDDDGNPYLLVC; this is encoded by the exons ATGAGATGGCATGTAGAAGGACGTGTTGACGATCCGACATGCATGCGACATCCATCGGATTCTAGGGTTTGGAAGGACTTTGATATCAAACATCATATGTTTTCCCAAGATCCTTGGAATGTTAGACTTGGTTTGGCCAGTGATGGATTTAATCCTTTCAATAACATGAGTAGACCATACAACATTTGGCCCGTACTGCTTGTACCTTACAACTTGCCCCcatggtcatgcatgaaagatccatacacCATGTTGTCGTTGCTAATCCCTGGGCCTAAGTCACCAGGTAATGATATTGATGTGTTCTTGCGTCCTCTCATCGATGAGTTGAAGGAGTTATGGGAAGAGGGTGTTCGTACCTATGATGCGTACAGTGGGCAAAACTTTACACTGCATGCAGCTCTACTTTGGACTATCAATGACTTCCCTGCATACGCCAATCTTTCCGGGTGGAGTACAAAAGGCAAGATGGCATGCCCATATTGTACAGctgacacaaattcacaatggtTGGTATATGGCTGCAAACATTGctacatgggtcatcgacgatgGTTGCCCGTAGGGCACACATGGAGACGCAAAAAAAATGCGTTTAATGGGTTTGAAGAGCACAAACTCCAACCATCAAGAGTCGATGGAAACGAATTGCTTGAACAACTAAGTCTGATATCACATGTTGAGTTTGGTAAATCTACTTCAAAGAGGAAACGAATGCCCAATCAGCtaaattggaccaaaaaatccatattttttgaacttcccTATTGGTTATCCTTGGGTTTGAGACATAACCtggatgttatgcatattgagaaaaacataTGCGATAACGTCTTGGGAACATTATTGAATATTGAAGGGAAAACTAAGGACTCTGCCAATGCGCGTAGGGATTTGGCAAACCTTGGAATAAGGAAAGAGTTGCACTTACAACATGAGGGCGATCGTGTAACTATGGGCCTTGGTTGCTGCATGTTAAATGGAAATGAGCGAAAGGCTTTTTGTGCATGGTTGTCAAAAGTTAAATTCCCTGATGAGTTTGCCTCGAATATAGGTCGGTGTGTAAATGCCAATGACGGAAAGATCAGTGGAATGAAGAGCCATGACTGTCATGTCTTTTTGCAAGCACTGCTGCCGGTTGTGATTGGTGGGTTCTTACGAGCCGATGTGCGTCAAGCATTGATAGAGTTGAGTGGCTTCTTCAAAGAGTTATGTTCCCGGACTTTGAACATATCAGTATTGGATCGTCTTAAAGCTAATATCCCCATCATTCTAtgcaaactagaaatgatattccctccaGCTTTTTTTGATATAATGCTGCACCTTTCTATTCACTTGCCAGAGGAGGCTCTACTAGCAGGACCCGTGCAATACAGATGGATGTATACCTTTGAGAGGTATCTAGGGAAGTTCAAGCGTTACGTCCGCAACAGAGCCCGTCCTGAAGGCTCAATTGCTGAGGCATATGTGCATCTCGAGTGCCTAACATTTTGCTCAATGTACCTCCATGATATAGAAACGAAATTTAATCGGGATGAATGCAATAGTGATGTACTTATTGGTTCGGTTGAGACGGGAAATGCGGAAAGTTTATCTGCTTTCTCACAAAAGGTTAGACCATTGGAGACACCGCACTCGCACATATTACCCGACTCACTTTTGAGCAAGGCCCGATG GACGCACTATAATAAGATGAAAGAAGAGGACCCTGATAACATCGACCGTAGGCACCAGAGTCAGTTTCCATTGTGGTTTAGATCACTC ATTCGAGAGCTGCGTGCAGTTAGCCCAACTGAGGTAACCGATGAGATATATGCATTAGCATGTGGTCCAGATCCGTGTGTAGCGTCTTATGCCGGATGCATAATGAATGGTGTTCGATTTCATACTCAAGAGCATGAAAGGCATCTGCGCACTCAAAACTGTGGGGTTGTTGTTCATGGCGAGCATCAGGGGTCCCCAGTTGAATTCTACGGTTTGTTGCATGATATTATAGAAAtacgctacatgggttggcatAAGGTTTATCTATTTCAATGCACTTGGTATGATGTTGGGGACCCGAGAAGGGGGATACGTGTAAGGGACCATCTAACTTTAGTGAATACTGGTAGGCAATTGTATAAAGATGAGCCGTTTGCCCTTGCGAGCCAAGCGACGCAAGTCTTTTATTTGCCTGATCCGATTTTGGGTGGAAGTTGGCAGGTAGTTCAAAAGGTTACAATTAGGAATGTTTACAACATCCCTCCTGTAGTTGTGGCCCCAGATGATGATGATTCAGACATGGGtgattttgaggatgaggagcaCAATATTCACTCCAACTATCCCCCTATCCTCAATGTCGATGAAGCCATCTTTGATCCCTTGAACCGAGTCGATGAAGAGAATTTGCCTGTAGACGTAGAACACCTCTCGCGTCTTCAACCGTCCCAACCAGTTGACGATGATGTCTTGCATGACCATAGCCCAATTCGTGAAGACATGGGAATGGAGGACTTAAGTGCCAACGATAACTCTGATACCGAGACCGTGGATCATCTAAATGGGGGGACAGATGATGATGACGGTAATCCATATTTGTTAGTTTGTTAG